ACATAAATgacaaatttaatataaaatgtttatattggtTTAAGGGATACGCATTTCTCCACATGCCAGGCTTACTTGTATATGAGGTAACTGTTCCGAACTTTGATTCCTCCTTTGATAAAACTCACCATGTTCTCATCCTGtcgacacacaaacacaactaaaatgtgacattttcttttaaaaacattcatgcaCAGTCACGCAACATACGCCGCACACCATAACCAAACGTTACATAACCAAACCCAGATAGCCCAGGTACATCtataagatgtctgctaaagatatggagatctggaaaacatctgctgtgtacaaacgtctgctaaacatcttagaaatacacattttacagaCGTCGTCTAGAGGTCTATGTGACATCTCACAGCAGACGAGATGTAGGGCAGGTGAGCAAACAGCATCTgccagatgtcttgcagatgaaaatacagacatcaaatagatgtctGCCAGATGTACGTGTGCTAACAGGGTTAACACATCCAACAAAATGCCTAGAAGAAACGTGAGGTTGTTTGCGTATGTGTGAACATGTTCGAGGTGTTTCAGACCTGAAGGAACGTGAGAGCCGCCCTGTGTAGCAAACACTCGGCATAACACACCTCGGCGTGAAGCTGCTctgtaaaacattaaacacacagagCATTTAAAACTTGATTCTGTAAACCTGCAAGTATTAAACGCGCTCACCatactgcaaaataaacattGCTCTGCCGTATGTGAACGTTACATCATTTACTGGCGTTTTAGAGTTTTTATAGAGTATAAAATACCGTTCAAAGTTTGACTgaaaattctctttattttaaaatatttgaagatGTATGCTTTCAAATTTCATTGTAGActataacaaaaatgtgtttatcttcacaaaacaaataataactaGCTGAATAagtaaatcaatgttttttaaattcttgAGTTTGACTAAACATTCAAGAAAAATCAGCCAGTAAGAGTCCAGCATATCTGAAACAGCAGTTCTATTTATTCATACTTTATAAGgtatttcttgtcattttatagtttttgttttaaaatgcgaagatacacattaaaaaagaaCGAATCGAATTTGAATGTCATATAAACATGTCTTGATTTCGTCTTGAAAAATGTCACCTTCTGCTTGATTATCATTTGCTCCTCGGCTCGACAGACCGCCCGACTTCTTACGGAACCTGCGAGAAAACAGTCAGACGCTACGGTTAAAataagcaatttttttatttgtagtaaaaccaaaGTAACCACAATTTTATTATGGTCCTGCCATCCAAAAATATATAGATAACATGCATTTCTCATGTTATGATACAGCGCTGATCCATACGtccgtgtgtgttttgttgctgTAGCAACAGTCACTGCTGAGCTCACTTAAGTTTGCTTAAGAAACAGTGAGTCAGTTTAGCTGACAGTGATGGAACAACACAAATATGGTGATGAAGATCTTAAACATAAATGCTGTCATCTCCACCTTTATCATCCTCCTTTGATGTACAAGTGACGCTAGTTTGTGCTCAAGTCTTAAGAGAGCtgttcagaaaaaaaaattacagaatctATGATGAATTTAACTCAAATGTGAATTTCTAAATAAGTATATCTATTTACACTTTTATatgtaaaattaattaatttagtttttttacaaagctcaaagAGGACAATTTTATATAACACTGATATCTAtaatataattctgtcatcatttattcaccctcatgccgttcaaaacctgtacatgactctttcttcagtgttatacaaaagaagatattttgagaaatgttgctgtttggttacattgttcaaaatatcttcttttgttttctagagaagaaagaaagtcatacaggttttgaatgacacgagggtgaataaatgatgaaataatcttcatttttgggtgaattatcccggTGATCCAATAAACCGTAGACTGTTTAACATTAGATGTGACCAGTTGTTGGTTTAAAGGTGCAGTTAGATCTGCATGCAAACGCAGGCAAATTTTACGTCTGCCGGACTGGCAGAACTGTCATGGAAATATTCgattaaatattgaaatttgaCAAATGAAGGGAGCTAATAGAGCATGGAGATTGATGAAGTTTGAATATAGGGACCACTGGATACCTCTGGCACACATCCTGAGCGTTCTTCATGgtgttcccagcatgcactaTGTCATCATGCTGAAACGTCATCATGGCTTGCATCTCTAATACTGTGGCGTAGATCAGAGCGTGATACATGCTCTCCTTGGACCTGGAACACAGCACGTGAtttcaaacacacatcaacacgGGAAATCTGTGGTTGACATCATCGTTTCTGCCCCTTTCTGGGGATGTATTTTTATTGGAAAAATGGAAGCGAGCTGAGCGTCTGTAATTTgttctaaaacaataaaaacataaaaaacaaatgtgctCACTAGTAGTATAGAAATGACAAACTGcagcttaaaaaacaaacacaccactGATCAAGCAAATgatggtttgttttgataatGGTACATAGTCGCAATGTTGACATATTTTAGAGAATAAACCTGTTCTAATTGCTCTGCACACTAAACAAAGATAACAGCAAGtatttgaacaaaaatgacttttatcGTCAGAAATATGGGGcataatatgaaaaataagaTTGGGGCAATTTAAAGggattaaaaatgaattgacCGCACCAagagttttcagtttttctgagtTTACTATTTATAAGTACTTGtataagtaaaataatatttttttgcatttgggcAATAGTTACAAAATTTGCCCCATGTTCCAAACaaaaatttacacatttatttgaagaaCTTGAAACACATAATAGATGCAATGTTTGTCCTgaacactgcaaagaaaacaagttcacattcatgtttaaacaacacaatactctATTAGTATTTCAGCTCAAAACTGAATATATATTGGAATAAActcattttttatctttgcattctctcagtctttTTTGAAtcgctgttgggtgactttctGTCATTCTGGTGGTTTGTTTCCAtataaattcaacaaacactggactgaaaGTGACAACACATGTGATGGCACAAGAGGGAATGCATTATAAGAGAATtctcattttcgggtgaactgtccctttaaagaactgGATATCTCCTCCAGCGTGCCGTGTATGGTCTGTATAAGACTGTATTGTCAGGCGCGAGGGTGTGAGCTTTTAAGTAAACACCACACATCCTGGAGAAGGGAGCGCGCGTGATGTCATTCCACACCACCACACACCACAAGAGGAAAGAATCGCGGAGGAAAGGTTATCGTGGCATTAACTATTAAAAAACGACTAAAAATGGTGATGCATCTGATAAAGCACCATTGCCACACGGACTTGGATGGCACCGCACCTTCACTAAACACCTCACCTGCTCTCAAACAACCCACACACTTGATGCATGAGAACAAATAGAAGAGAGATGGTGCCGTACCTTGGTCGCAGTTTGTCCAAACACTCATTAAAGTGATTGTTGAGGAACAGGTCCAGAGCCTCCATGCAGTCTTCAAGAGAGGCCTGAAGGGACATTTTCCCGGAgctaaaacacaaatacacagacGATTATTGCAACGAAATCCCTCTTTAGGCCTCTTGATTTTAAATGCTTCGTAGCTTCTGCACCATTCCCTGCTCAGTTATACACTTTTTGCAAAaattttgagtttgttttattatttcaacacttattaaaatgaatgacatcaccTATGAAATACCAAGATACCACTTATGACAGTCCGTGCTGTCAACAGCGCcctttataaattataaatgcagCCTGACTGCTGAAGATATATTTAGCAAGACTAATGAATGTCACCTACGTGAGTCTGCTTTATCGAGgctcattttaaaaatatatattcacgTAAACGCCTTGTTCTCAAGTCCAGGCCCACAGCTCTCTGCCGCTTGTGAGATTTTTGCTGATAAACACGCACCTGCTAGTGTGACAGGACAAACACCCACAGCTGTTATCTGTGTTACGAGGATTAAATGACTTAAAAAcgaaacaaaatgtaacaatttcCCTTTGCCTTAACTCAATTACAAATAGACAAATGTTCTGTACTGTGTCATCAGTCGAGGTGTTTGATGTTTGCTCACAGCAAgcacgcgcgcgcgcgcacacatacgcacacactgCATTGTCTATGAGAACATTACCAGACTCTATTGCAAAACAAGGAAGGAAGAGATGTAAAACTGCCAAAACTTAACACAAAAAGACCGAATCAGCCATTTACTGACTCAAGTTTTACCCAAAACTGAACGTGTGAGCTTTAAAGCGCCATTGCGTTTAATGTCAATACACACAGAAAGTCAACAGTATCCACTTACTTTTCTGTAACAGGTGCATCTTTCCCACTGGACATGGCTTAATGATATATGTCGTTTTTGGTCTTCTGCGCCCTGTGGCCATACAAACACCTGTTAAAAGTGCAGAAACTCCAGTGAGGTCGACAGAATTCCGCTGATCTCAGTGTTTCGCATTTAAAGATGCTGCATGGAGTGTTGAAGTGAGTACAATCATCTGCTCGATTGGCAGAAGTTCAAGTGAGAAGGGCGAGTTTCTTGACTCCTCCTCACAGCAGCTGTGGTGACTTCAGTGCACAGGGACACAAGTTAAGAGCGCCACCCGGTGGCGGGGTGAGTAGGTGAAAGCGCACCGGTGCCAccgaaagaaaacattttttagaagCGAATGATAAGCGTACagatgtgcattttaaaaccaacattataatatataatattatattgcaataaacattacaatatatacaataacaaatcaatatgttattaaaataccgAAGTCACccgaagaaaatattttttagaagCGAATGATAAGCGTACagatgtgcattttaaaaccaacattataatatataatattatattgcaataaacattacaatatatacaataacaaatcaatatgttattaaaataccgAAGCCACccgaagaaaatatttttatgagcGTCCAAGTGTATATTTTCAAGCAACattataatacataataatataatgcaatatacaaACGTTACATTATCAAATTGTTATTATAATGCGCTAACCTTTAAACGTCCATATgacacattatatttttttacaaaataaaacgaACAACAACGAAAGTAGGCTATTCAAACGtgttattttaacatgttacattattttaatataattaacaaattaattaaaatttaaGGACGTGGGCTATTGGAtattatttatactgtaaaatataactatttatttcatttatatttgtagGTAATTTGTATGTAAAACATGTAGGTAGTTTGCTGAAATAGTCCTACTAAGCGAACATTAGGCTTTTTTCACAAAACACGTATTGGTTTTACCCAAGACTGGGTGTAATTTTGTGTCGTGATCACTTTACCCCAGTAGATGGCGATATTTGAATGTAATTTTGACTTGATGTCTGGGCGGCTGTTTTGAAGAGTAAAAAACTACCGTACtaatcttttttaatgttttctcaatacataatatgtaatcatataCTCTCAATCACATATGGTATGTAATATACATTGCTACTACTGTATTGTTgcaatatgtatataatatactgtTTACACTATTCACATTGTTGGTGTATGCATAAATAACCATTACCTACTAGTAGTGTTAATGTTTGTTCTAAAATTACATTAATCAAAGACATGAAAATCACATTTCCAACAAGCTGACAAATTGCTTTTATAATCCTTGCCCAAGAAAAACCCACATTTGAGTAAAACATGATCTAAACACTGTCCCAAAAGAACTCACATATCCACAGGTTGAAAAGACACAACGTTGTGCTTTATTGCAAAGGCACGTTATTTGAAATAGCTTTGGTTTGTAAAAAGTGTACAATAAATTACAATCGATCAGTAACATTTGTAAGAAAACATTTGGCCTTTTGGTCACTCCATTTCACATAAAAGGAAGCAGGCAAAAACTAAATGTGTTCATGATTACAGATCAGTACCTTGCTTCTGGCGATTAAACAGAacaagaatttcatttttaaataaagcgcATTCTTCATATAGgcaaagctttaaaaatatacataaacagtCTCAcagaatcattagttaagcaaaTAAGTCAACATTTAATGCTAAACGTTTTGCATTATTCCAGTAAAAATGAGACCTCAGTCaaaactcaaacatttttgCAACTCTCTGAATTAACTTGAACATTTAAGCCAATCGATAAATGCTCCATTAAGAGCGAATTACAAAAAGGTACATTTATTTTGGTTCGAGGTTATATTGTGTCACAGTGCTGTACATTAAACGTATGGAGGTGATCAGAAATCCGTCCTCGTCCTCAATGAAGCCAAGGAGTCATTGGTGAGATATTGGTGTGACATTAATCCCGTTTTGATCCTATCTTGCAATAGAGCGTCATGGACACAATCATCGCCGCAAGCTAAGgatgacaaaacacacaactttAGACCTAGTAAACtgagttttacatttacatttaacaataTGTATTTTTCCAAATACGACACTTTATAATAAGGTCCCATCTGCTACAGTCTGAACACtccttctacagcatttattattcctaaaaaaatctttattttaacattaaatacatGTTCATACACAAATGaagtatctgttaacattacttaaagggatagttcactcaaaaaatgaaaatcctgtcatcatttactcaacatcaggttgtataaatgtctttgttctgctgaacgcaaaggaagatattttgaagaatgtcagtcaccaaacagatctcatcccccatttactgccatagtagagaaaatacatactatgggagtcaatggaggaTGCAATCTGTttggtcactgacattcttccaaatatcttcctttgtgtttagcagaacaaaaaaaatgtatacaggtttggaacaatctgagggtgagcaaatgatgacaggattttcattttttgagtgaactgtcctttAGAGCACAATGAACTACATGAATGAACTACTGTATTCGTTAATGTATTAAGTAATGTGAATGAATGAGAATATAAACTCAATAACCAAAGTGTTCTTCTATTGTATTGTTTGTTACCATTATTTTTCCCAAAGACTGTGATATCATCCAGTCAACTCTCATAGTGTAAGAGCAAGAATTTCATTGCAGATTTTACTGTAGAGATGTAATATTTGTGTTGGCAAGTGTTTACCTCAAGAGCCGCGATGCCCAGCGCGACACCTATAATAACGACAGTGTTTTCATCCACCAGCTTCATCAGTGCTGGTAAACATCCTGTAACATTCTGACCCAAAAATAGACAAATGATAAGTTTGCACAGCAAGCAAATCTTTAGAGAATTGATTATTTTATGGAAACTACGTAAATATTTATTGAAGAACGAAAAGAGGTCATGCAGTATTTTAAAGTGTGAAGAAGTTTGCGTTGTGCATTACCGAGTTTACAAATGTGCAGGGAGTGTTACTACAGCACTGAGGCGGATAAGTATCCGTTTCCATTTGAAAAGGAGAATCTGTGAAATCTGAGAAGTTGTAGAATCCACAGCACTTCAGCTAAAAGAGATTTAGAAACAACAAATAACATCAAATGCAGGTACAGTTACTGATAAAACAAGAGCAAAACCATTATTTACTTTAGTCACGCAAGTGCCTGCTCATAAATATTTATCATCAATTTCTATATTTATGTAGACCGATTTGTATTTACTTGTTCAATTTTCTGTTGTCTTTCTGTATGTCAGATATGCAAATTATCTGTAACATTATGAGATTCAATaaaaaattagattttatttttaagggtgACGAACCGTAGACATGGTTGTGTTCCACAGTCCTGTGAGGTCCTTATTTTTCCCATAATCTTCTTTGATGCTTTTCACAGCTTTAGATCCAACCTGATTTATCAGGTCCGCTGcctgaaataaacacaagatAAGTACATAAGCTTTTTTATGCCGGTTATGTGAAAAAGGGATGTGAATGTACTCACCAGAGGTTTAAAGACAAGAAGAACGATGGCTCCAGCGACTTCAGCAATAAAGACGATCAAAATAATGACAAAGAACTGAAGAGAGAAGATAGAGTATATGAATTCACTGCTTTGATGGGAGCCTGACTCATAAAAAGATGTTAAGTTAagttgacaaaacaaaacaaaacaaatatataatataataaataaatataatatttgtgtgcatgttttttgtgtttataatagaatagaaaagaatattatactgtatttaataataaagtaatcTTATGATGTGTTTTGGAAATGTAAGAACAAATTTGTAAGTTTCCTATctctttattaaacaaacaccaTAGTAATATAGAAAGATGTCAAGCTGActagaaataaacaataatctCGACAAACATGTGCAGATTGAGATGATGTGACCTACCAACAGCAACATACACCTGCTCTCTCGAATAGCTCCACAGCAGCCCAGGAAGCCCAGGATGAGGAGCACGGCACCCACTGCGATCAGAAGGTAGCCCACGTTGAGAAGCTGACCCAGCTCACTTGGTGCTTGCTCTACGTTCTGCAGAAAATTCAAGATGGATCCACTGTCCACCTTCACCCAGATTCCCACGCCCAAAACAGCCGCTCCCGCCAGCTGGAGCCAAAAAACAGTCACAGAAATGTGTTCTGTCAGTCATTTCAAGACACATCaatttcatgcatttattttaaagcaaaaaggAAAGTCAAAATGTGTGTCTGTATCAGGGTCAAATTGATGGAGCTTAAGGACACCTGGCCGACTGTTTGCTGATGCATCTTATATTCCAACCGATGAGGTTATTTTACTTCAGTCCTTAAATAGAAATTTGTTCcgcttttgttatataatttGACCTCAACTAAACTTTTAACGTTGCTCTTTCAggaaacaacattttatatttcttatgAGTGGTCACAACACCACACATGAACTGCATGGTCgtacattttcagaaatgtgttaATAGTTCTCTTTCTAGTTATAGAAGATGTGCATTCTTTTGGGAATCTTTTCCTAAATCTTTTAGTTGAAAAGTATTATACTTACAAAAATGATCCCATTAAAGAAAACCATCATTCCTTTCAAAAATCCAAAGCAACCCATCTTTTAGAGTGGATGTGAGACctgaaaaatacattaacaaCAGACAAGAGTAAATTAATGCTGAGAAAAACATCCTCATTTCAGGATTTTGCGAGTATACACTTACAACGAAATGCTGCGGATACAGACGGTGTTTTTTCCCCAGTAACTGATTGAACTAGAAATCTCATtaaccaaaaactgttggtcAGCCGTATAAACTGACTCACCGTGCCAACTCAAAGCCAGTCCCTTAAAGGAAACGGCATGCTTAAATATTGAACACAGTCACAAAGACATCATTCTTTCCACAGAGCCACTTAGCACCAGAAATTGTTTGTTCAATGTTCAATACTGATAAATCTAGTGTTTACAGACAGCTCTAGCTGAACAAGGTCAAAGCAGTTTACTTCTATGAAGTTACTGTATTACGAGTCATATTGTAATAAAGAGATTTTATGagaaaaatatgacaaacataaaagagGCTGTAAGTCTGTAGGCTGTAACATTCTACGACTCAGAGAGATGTTAACTTTATAGTGAATGGGAGTTAAAAGTTTTAAGGaacttcttttaaaatagattctTTTATAAAATCTGTTCAACTTGAATGTCCACTTCCCACATATGCCACAGGACATATGAGTCAGACTGTGTTGTGGTTCCGGGTTTAAATCGTGTTTATCAAGATCAAGAGACGGGAAACCTTTTATATTTACAGTGTTTCCCTGTATATATAtgacaaaataatcaaataacattattaaaataattaaaatatatatattatcactTAGATTTTGTGAtctaaaacaatgaaaaactaaatgtaacaAAGTGTATAATACACTAAAGGTGACAAAAGTTTTGTTACATTTACCATGTTCATTTAGTAAGAAGTCCAGATTTTCATATTAGCAATAGCAACAAAATCTTATTATATAATCAAGTCTATTTTA
This region of Triplophysa dalaica isolate WHDGS20190420 chromosome 7, ASM1584641v1, whole genome shotgun sequence genomic DNA includes:
- the tspan34b gene encoding tetraspanin 35: MGCFGFLKGMMVFFNGIIFLAGAAVLGVGIWVKVDSGSILNFLQNVEQAPSELGQLLNVGYLLIAVGAVLLILGFLGCCGAIRESRCMLLLFFVIILIVFIAEVAGAIVLLVFKPLAADLINQVGSKAVKSIKEDYGKNKDLTGLWNTTMSTLKCCGFYNFSDFTDSPFQMETDTYPPQCCSNTPCTFVNSNVTGCLPALMKLVDENTVVIIGVALGIAALELAAMIVSMTLYCKIGSKRD